The genomic segment tttactttGAGCTCAACCTGCACAGCTCTATTTTTAACTCTCTTAAATCTACTCTCGATGTGGGATTTGAGTTACAGTTTGTGATAGAACGTTGGAACATGAATTTTGCCCGTGGGGACCCACTGTGTCACATGCACCGATATTGTAGTTTGCAGCCCGGTTcctgaatgcttttaaaacagctCGACTGGATCACAAAGGGAGTCACAAAGTTATTCTCTCCAAACTAGCTGTGCCTTTTTTTTGCGCATGCGCAATGGGAGACAATACTTGACCCTGCTTTTGTGTTGTACACGGGCGACAATAACGCACCACTATGGAGTTGACAGGAAACCCAGAGAATGGCCATTAAAACTCTGCCCTTTGTTATTCATTGCAAAGGTTATTTGTCCATTTACTGCTGATGTCTTCAATTATAATTACCCATAAAGCCTTGCATGCTGCACACCTGGTTAAACAACCCTTACCTGTAGAGAGTTCACAGAAAATATGAGGAACAACAAAGAAGAGTCAATAAATGGAGAGAGATTACAAAGAGAACATGTTTCTTCAGATACATATTTCTGGTAATGGCTTGATTGGGTTTTGGTTTGTACTACTTTGTGCTTCCAGACTTGTCTCTCGCACGCTTTATAACCACCGAACTAAACAGGGGGTACTTCCTCGAGCATAATGAGGCCAAATACACAGAGCGCAGAGAGAGAGTGTACACGTGCCTCCGCATCCCGAAGGAGCTGGAGAAGGTGAGCGTGGTGACAAACTGAGTTCAACAGAGCATGGCAGAACAATAAATgactattttcttgttttcttgatGTCTTCCTGTAGCTGATGATTTTTGGCTTCTTCCTCTGTTTGGATACCTTTCTCTACGTGTTCACTCTGTTGCCCTTGAGGGTGATCCTGGCTTTGCTTCGGGTCTTCACGGTGCCATGCTGTGGCCTCAGGTATGCATTTCTGTTTAATCATCTGAAAACTGCAATACATAAATTTATGCTTGTTGTTTAAAAGTAACTACTAACTTTACAGTATTACTCTAAAATTTTTAATTCACTGCGAGTCCTGTATTACTTTATTGACTTTCTTTTTAACACTTGCAGAAGTAAAACAGTTTCTGAAGTGACAACGGTAGCGCcaaatttttctcatttatgaTGAGAGGTTATATGGTTTAACAAAGATTACTAATAATGTAGTCTATTTCTTGGGGTGTGAGAGCAAATAAAGCACAATTGGAGGTGCAACCCTCAGTTtagtccataaaaaaataataaattaagtcTACCTACTTTGAAACAAGGGAAAACAGAGAACTTGAGGCCTGTGTgcctcagaaaaacaaaagaaaactgtctAATAAATACAGGGAGGAcataaagtttacaaaaaaacagtagGTGGCtctgtggaagaaaaaaaaacggatcACAAATCACACTTATAAGAATGTTTTTGGGTCTTGTGAAGGCTAACAGTAAATTTAGTTCAGTAACAGTGATCCCtcttgcaggttttttttagtgCACTTTTGTAGGCTGCGTTTTAAATTTAAtgtatatattagggctgttaACGTgtgcgattaatcaaaaagtattaatgcgttaatatttattaaagcaagTTAATCACACCTCGCAAAGGAACAGTCCTTTGCTTTGCACGGGGGTTCAGGCTTCCAGTAAAACACTTTGTCTGGTATTATctcacttataccatggtcacttacaaaattaATACACATTCTATCTATTTTTAGTGCTTTGATCTTGTTATATTTTGGTTTAGAAatctttttcacaaaagcagACTATTCTATCCCTGGTACGGCATTTTGTGTCGCTGGGACTTGACAGTAGCAGCAAAGGAAAGAGATATGTATTCTGATTGTCATGATGGATTAAACggagcatcagttcagagagaaagttcacctcttaccactTCTTTTTGTatagaagatgaagaaaaagttttgtttttttaaataaaccagtGCAGTGATATAGAGcatttgggctatgtgaccagaatttctttttttttttaggtctgcaGGTTCCTTTCTCATGgctgtatgtcagcatcttttgttttcttggagtaatactgcagacataaaagtctttagagttctggttatcttactgttgatgtgtttttgtgctcacaaattataCTTCTTAGTTAACACTTTTCAGACaggaaaaatgaaggaaaaatgatttatctgacctgtttttgttcaacagaacaatattgtcatataaaatttaCCTAGAAAAACATTGGGATTAATCACatcacaaaagtgtgattaatcggATTGTTTTTTTGAATCCATTGCCAACActaattaagaataaaaaatctaaatgtacagtttgtgtgtgatttcatattgtgattattcgcagataataaaTGGTTGGCAAATACNNNNNNNNNNNNNNNNNNNNNNNNNNNNNNNNNNNNNNNNNNNNNNNNNNNNNNNNNNNNNNNNNNNNNNNNNNNNNNNNNNNNNNNNNNNNNNNNNNNNNNNNNNNNNNNNNNNNNNNNNNNNNNNNNNNNNNNNNNNNNNNNNNNNNNNNNNNNNNNNNNNNNNNNNNNNNNNNNNNNNNNNNNNNNNNNNNNNNNNNNNNNNNNNNNNNNNNNNNNNNNNNNNNNNNNNNNNNNNNNNNNNNNNNNNNNNNNNNNNNNNNNNNNNNNNNNTGGactgtttttatattatattgtcATATAATATTTAcccagtaaaacattgtgattaatcgcatcacaaaagtgtgattaatctgattgtttttttaatctattgacaacaataagtaaaaataaacaatctaaatgtacagtttgtgtgtgatttcatattgtgattattcgcagataataaaTGGTTGGCATATACTGtagctaaaaaagaaatttactgcgattaattttttttcaaggcttgtgattaattagtcacattttttaatctattcacggccctaatatatatgtatatatatcttACCTATGAGGAcaattttctaatttgtttaaatttctaattttaaCCCCCACGACAAACCTTGATGTAAAAATAGGTCcagtgttaaaaaatgaaaacaaaaatctgcttgcaatcaaagatttatgtagatttagAAAACTGAACACTGTACGGGAGACGCGGCATGGTGGAGCGTGATTGACAAGCTTTACACCCAATCAGGAAGTAGAACACagtgcactgtaaaaaaaacaaaaatcatgtaaaattGCACAATTAAAATCTGTGAAACAAGCAGTGAAGGATGAACAGTGTCATATGTTCATAACTTTTTGTATTCATATACTTCTAACGCTGATGATCAATAGGTCGTGACCTGCTGTTCCGTTCCTGTGATGGGGGTTTAGTACACTTGTGGGTGTTTGCTCCTTTGCATAGGTCTGTTAATATAATTTATACCTAAAATGTCTTCTCTGTTGATggttaaaaactgatttaaccTTCTACAAATATTTCTATGCGGTATAATTTTTAGGTTAGAGGATCAtaaaatttgtgcttttatccaccagagggcagcagagCTCTCTCCAACTTTGACCAGATTTCTCGATTGTCTTGCAGTTATCTGGTAACATTTTCTTTGtcgtttgtttctttttttccgttGCAGAGGTTCCCGCTTGCTCCAACCAGCCCAAGTGTGCGACGTGCTGAAAGGCTTTATTATGGTGTTGTGCTACTCGATGATGAGCTATGTGGATTACTCAATGATGTATCACCTCATCAGGGGACAGTCTGTCATCAAGCTTTACATCATTTACAATATGCTGGAGGTACATAAAGGGTTCTTTGTAACAGATGAACTGTGATCCTGAGAATGAACAAGCCGTGCTATTTTATTCCTCCTTTGTGTTGTTGTCAGGTGGCGGATCGCTTGTTCTCATCCTTTGGCCAAGACATCTTGGACGCTCTGTACTGGACGGCCACAGAGCCCAAAGAAAGGAAGAGGGCGCACATTGGAGTGATCCCTCACTTCCTGATGGCTGTGCTCTACGTCTGTATCCTGACAGAAATGAACCTCAAAGGAGTTGAAACTATCAGGAGATGATAAAAATATCAGTCGCCAACCATCTATGaacactttatttaaatcaaggAACATTTTTCGTttaaatgtaggattttaaactgatttaaatgaattttgattaaaaaatgtttagtaacTCATTCATGTAAAACCagttaatatatttaatttaaaaaagaaagtggttttaaaaaaaaaaaaccttactgtacttgtagtgtttttattttccttagcACGTGACTCCAGTTCTTCATGCTATCCTCATCATGGTCCAGGCCACAACACTCAATGTTGCCTTCAACTCCCACAACAAGTCTCTGCTCACAATAATGATGTCAAACAATGTGAGTGGGACACTTCTGCAGAATTGAAAGTGCATTTTGCTGAGAGGTCCAAACTGatattttccccattttttttggcagtttGTGGAAATCAAAGGAAGTGTGTTCAAGAAGTTTGAGAAGAACAACCTTTTCCAGATGTCTAATAGTGGTGAGtgcttataaataaataaataacatacaACTTTCACTACGTCTGCCTTCACctcttaaaattgatttaatccGAGGTAGACTTCTGGTATTGAACTCCGCCTCAATGAGCAGAAAGTAGGTTAAtactggattttattttctccCCAACAGATATAAAGGAGAGGTTTACCAACTATATTCTTCTGCTCATCGTTTGTTTGAGAAACATGGAGCAGTTTTCATGGAATCCCGGTAAAGTAACATAgacattttacacaaacatgTACATGCTATATTACTCCACAATAGCCtgttcaaaaatacatttacatctacttgatctctttttttctgaataatatTGTTGCTTTTCAGACCACTTGTGGGTGCTCTTTCCTGACGTGGTCATGGTGATCACCTCAGAGGTTGCTGTGGATGTTGTGAAGCACGCATTCATCACGAAATTCAACGACATCAGCGCCGACGTGAGTTCTTTCACCTGCACTTTTACTGTGCCGCTATTtgctttttgaacaaaaactctAAGCAGATTAAGAGAGTATTGAACGGGTCTCTTCCTACTTCCTGTAATCTCATTtatcaaaactttcattttgctGCTTGCCTCCTCTGTGAGCCCAGCTGGTTGACAGACATGATTCTGTTTCTCAGAAAAATACTTTGcagaaaagagaaacttttttcACAGTAATGGTTGGATTATTTATTGAtagatttatttgttgttgttttttttctttttaaggagAACGCAGTGGAATAAAAATCCTTATAAATGCAGAAACTTATGGCGGTTGCAGGTGCTGATTTTGTACAAATGTTTAGGATTTTGCTACAGTTTTGATTAAGTTTAGCTCTTAATACAATCCCTAAGTCATAGTCCTTTATCATGCCTGTTggacattttaaagataattctcttactatttttccttatttttaaagctattatTGTTCATTATGAGTAACAGATGtttcttttagacatttttactaAATACTTTCCTGTAATATCTATCTAAACCACATTCGTGAAAGAACCCTCTCTCTAAATAAGCATACATCACTTTAATGTATCTTCTTGATTTCTCTCCGATTACACTGACCCAGATCTTTTGTGTTAAACTGGTGTTTATTCCCTTTTGTCCGTTTCTCACACACTGTGCCATCCACTCAGCCGTGACATTTAACACTGCCCACCAGAGAGTAAGAAGCAGAGTCGAATGAGCCATTTTGCCTGTTAGTTTCACCCCTTCCTTCATGAGCTCTGTTCATCTTTAATTTCCCTCAAGGAGCTGCATTGGGTAAAAGAAACAAGACCTCATTGGAAAGGATGAACTCATTTGTCTTTAAACAGTCAAATGTGTTCACAGACCTGTACTGGTCGTCTGCAGTTTGCAAATTTCCCTAAAGCTTTTTTACCAGGCTTAAATGAGGTCTGTCAGCCCAGTCACACATTGTGAGCAACAAACAAAAGGatgagaaatttaaaaaaaaataggaaacttGTAAATTAATCTCTTTTATATATAGTTGTTGTCTTTGTTGGTATTTTTTGTAGGTGTATGGAGAATACAGAGCAAGTCTTGCCTTTGACCTCGTCAGCAGCCGGCAGAAAAATGTGAGTTCGGTGtctaagataaaaaataatgtaccAGGTAAAGTGTTTGTGCATCCATGACCTTTATCTTCTAAGGTATTGATTTGTGAAACTGTGCCAAtctgaataaaattgaattcaCTTAATCTGAGGGGAAAACATTCACTGACACACAAATGTGAACCTCTGatgattttaatcaaatgaTTTGTAATAGAATCTTCTCATTTGAGAGCTAAAAGATCCAAACGTCTGGAAAAGGAGCCTCGTCTAAAGCAATAAACACCTTTTtaagctggaatttattgaagaaagGACACAATTGGATGATATACcctattctgcatctaaaataaaagtttttgctaatcaccgctagctctgtggagaaattgggtattggtgttagactgggggcggtgctgtcaAAGCAGACTCTtcttgaaaggggctgttcttgCTTATCAACGTCAGTGAGTGAGAACCCACTCGTTTCCGTGGGGAAAGGCTGGTATTGAGCGccagtttttagaggatttctctgaaatgtgtgaacggatcaaaataccgctttggtgTTGTTAATAGTGAGGAAGAAACtatataatacacttaaaagctcaaaaagttgttttttcatggtatggacCCTTAATAGtgtcctcatttttttctgaaaactgcTTTATATAGTGAAAAAAGTATTATAGTGGTCTGAGTTGGGatgagtggctgtttgggtttgcTAATGTCGAGaactcagtgaacgcaccacacgTAGAAGCTCGTTAGCCCTGGgtcctgtcaatcaaactgtttgTTCGGCgattttagggaaataaagggacGGAGGCTGGTGCATGAGAAGGAACTTAGGCGTTTAAGGCGCAAAAATCCactaataaatttaaaaaaattgactaaaacaactttttttagaGAGTTTTCTGCTACTGTTatgtttttaaccacaaaataaagagacttttaACAGGTAAAGTCTCTGCGCCTCAGTGCGGGAAAGAGAGAGAGGGACACTACAGTATATTCTtcattatctcgttatcacgagaaaactttttttttttttttggttttctggtgataacgagatccactctctcattatcatgagaaaacgataaaaaaaagtagggcaggcagTTTTCGGCTTCCATAGCTCGGTTTGTCAACACCAGTCCCTTATTTTTACCATGCAAATTGATTACTATAGTAGCTTAATTAGAGTCACaacttgtaaaaatgaaaatagcagCTAAAATTGAGCACAGTTAACCTTATTCTTTTTGCATTCAATATGTCTTTAGATATATATGAAAAacactatctttttttttacagttggtTGAATTTACctgctcttgtttttttctgtattttttgttgtttttttttgcctcagaTCTTGATTAAA from the Oryzias melastigma strain HK-1 linkage group LG1, ASM292280v2, whole genome shotgun sequence genome contains:
- the tapt1b gene encoding transmembrane anterior posterior transformation protein 1 homolog yields the protein MADSPSTPLLGEEKEKEGGGKDRLGLKTESNTEREEAAETLGHKDKGDGSKSKNSSLSDLSLARFITTELNRGYFLEHNEAKYTERRERVYTCLRIPKELEKLMIFGFFLCLDTFLYVFTLLPLRVILALLRVFTVPCCGLRGSRLLQPAQVCDVLKGFIMVLCYSMMSYVDYSMMYHLIRGQSVIKLYIIYNMLEVADRLFSSFGQDILDALYWTATEPKERKRAHIGVIPHFLMAVLYVFLHAILIMVQATTLNVAFNSHNKSLLTIMMSNNFVEIKGSVFKKFEKNNLFQMSNSDIKERFTNYILLLIVCLRNMEQFSWNPDHLWVLFPDVVMVITSEVAVDVVKHAFITKFNDISADVYGEYRASLAFDLVSSRQKNAYTDYSDSVSRRMGFIPLPLALLLIRVVTSSVKIQGSLSFMCVLLFYLGMITLKVLNSIVLLGTSCTFVKAAKMEEKLFDPPPSAVSSRANSRANRTKHCQMAPQQEPTATKTSEPEASDVCQTTHSTENANCALPKSDSDTFLTTPDEEDDEKIINSDTGLDGEELKPRTPKKDLLEIDRFTICGNRID